Proteins encoded together in one Nitrospirae bacterium YQR-1 window:
- a CDS encoding VWA domain-containing protein, with protein sequence MYSVEISRNNPGCFLFLIDQSGSMGDPFGGNPALLKSHGVADAVNRLLSNLVIKCSKDDGIRNYFEVGVIGYGNPDVSTAFMGPLAGRELVKIEEIGNNPLRIEERLQQISSADGQSVQKSVKFPVWIEPLARNGTPMCKAFDTTRTILEKWIALNLNSYPPIVINITDGDATDGNPVPYARDLMRLNTNDGNVLLFNIHISTQQSVPIIYPDRAPAISDQYAALLFEISSLLPETFITAALNDGYNVNHQSRGFGFNADLISLISFIDIGTRVGMLR encoded by the coding sequence ATGTATAGTGTTGAAATAAGTCGTAACAATCCGGGATGTTTTCTGTTTTTAATAGACCAGTCGGGCTCGATGGGAGACCCTTTCGGCGGCAATCCGGCTCTGCTGAAAAGCCACGGTGTGGCAGATGCCGTTAACAGACTCCTTTCAAACCTCGTCATTAAATGCTCAAAGGACGACGGAATCAGAAACTACTTTGAGGTAGGTGTTATCGGCTACGGTAATCCCGACGTCTCCACTGCATTTATGGGCCCGCTTGCCGGTCGTGAACTTGTAAAAATCGAGGAAATCGGCAACAATCCACTCAGAATAGAAGAACGCCTCCAGCAGATATCCTCCGCTGACGGGCAGTCAGTTCAAAAGAGCGTTAAATTCCCCGTCTGGATTGAACCCCTAGCTCGTAACGGCACTCCCATGTGCAAGGCTTTCGATACCACCAGAACAATTTTAGAAAAATGGATTGCCCTGAACCTTAACAGCTATCCCCCCATTGTTATAAATATCACAGACGGAGACGCCACAGACGGTAATCCAGTGCCATACGCCCGAGACCTCATGCGCCTTAATACCAATGACGGCAATGTCCTTCTGTTTAATATCCACATCTCAACTCAACAGTCTGTGCCGATTATTTACCCCGACAGAGCACCCGCCATCTCTGACCAATACGCCGCCCTGCTGTTTGAAATCTCAAGCCTCCTGCCTGAGACATTCATCACAGCTGCTTTAAATGACGGTTATAACGTTAACCACCAAAGCAGAGGTTTCGGATTTAACGCCGATCTCATCTCTCTTATTAGTTTCATTGACATAGGAACCAGAGTGGGAATGTTGAGATAG